A DNA window from Fusobacterium mortiferum ATCC 9817 contains the following coding sequences:
- the pdxR gene encoding MocR-like pyridoxine biosynthesis transcription factor PdxR encodes MDNLKLFPGDTLYLKLYNFLKKDIEDKKILSKLPSIRKLAKNFNISIFTVIRAYELLEKDGYVASKKGSGFFIKNNRNQHIFYSEDYMANEDFKYNYFNENCTIDFSSASPKSNFFPIEILKESINKILDTDGEKALLYEMPQGNINFRKTIVNNLKSFNIFTNLENIQIISGAQQGINLLSQILIQNGDVVVLENPTYKGAVNSFLNSGASIKKISIEDDGINLDELESFLKFNKIKLLYTIPIFQNPTGVTLSEKKKIKLLKLAEKYNFYILEDDSSSDIYFNKKILPLKSFDNNNRVIYIKSYSKVFMPGFRLGFMITPNSLINEIIRAKYSSDISTSGLNQRIFQYFLENDIWKEYTEKLRVHFKEKQLFLIEKLSNIDKISFSKPQGGLSFWIKLPNNITGEAVYFKLIKQGVKIIPGVVFSNDFPNYIRLSFAQCSLEDIDRGIEILRNTIEELDSF; translated from the coding sequence ATGGATAATTTAAAACTTTTTCCTGGAGATACTCTATATTTAAAACTATATAACTTTTTAAAAAAAGATATTGAAGATAAAAAAATTTTATCTAAACTTCCTAGTATTAGAAAATTAGCAAAGAATTTTAATATAAGTATTTTTACAGTGATAAGAGCTTATGAACTATTAGAGAAAGATGGATATGTTGCTAGTAAAAAAGGAAGTGGTTTTTTTATAAAAAATAATAGGAATCAACATATTTTTTACTCTGAAGATTATATGGCAAATGAAGATTTTAAATATAATTACTTCAATGAAAATTGTACAATTGATTTTTCTTCTGCATCTCCTAAAAGTAATTTTTTCCCCATTGAAATTTTAAAAGAGAGTATTAATAAAATATTAGATACTGATGGGGAAAAAGCCTTACTCTATGAAATGCCACAAGGAAATATTAACTTTAGAAAAACTATTGTTAATAATTTAAAAAGTTTTAATATTTTTACAAACTTAGAGAATATTCAAATTATATCAGGGGCACAACAAGGAATTAATCTATTGAGCCAAATTTTAATTCAAAATGGAGATGTTGTAGTTCTTGAAAATCCTACATACAAAGGAGCAGTAAATAGTTTTTTAAATAGTGGAGCTTCTATAAAAAAGATTTCAATTGAAGATGATGGAATCAATTTAGATGAGCTAGAAAGTTTTCTTAAATTTAATAAGATAAAACTTCTCTATACAATACCAATATTTCAAAATCCTACTGGAGTAACTCTCTCTGAAAAGAAAAAAATAAAACTTTTAAAATTAGCTGAAAAGTATAACTTTTATATTCTTGAAGATGACAGCAGCTCAGATATATATTTTAATAAAAAGATTTTACCTTTAAAAAGTTTTGATAATAATAATCGAGTAATCTATATAAAAAGTTATTCAAAAGTTTTTATGCCTGGTTTTAGACTTGGATTTATGATAACTCCTAACTCTCTTATCAATGAAATTATTCGAGCTAAATACTCTTCAGACATTTCAACTTCAGGATTAAATCAAAGAATATTTCAATATTTTTTAGAAAATGATATTTGGAAAGAGTATACTGAAAAACTTAGAGTTCATTTTAAAGAAAAACAACTCTTCCTCATTGAGAAACTTTCAAATATAGATAAAATTTCTTTTTCTAAACCTCAAGGGGGGCTCTCTTTTTGGATAAAACTTCCTAATAATATAACTGGAGAAGCAGTATATTTTAAACTTATTAAACAAGGAGTTAAAATTATTCCAGGAGTTGTTTTTTCTAATGATTTTCCTAATTATATTAGATTAAGCTTTGCTCAATGCTCACTTGAAGATATAGATAGAGGAATTGAAATATTAAGAAATACTATTGAGGAATTAGACTCTTTTTGA
- the rfaE2 gene encoding D-glycero-beta-D-manno-heptose 1-phosphate adenylyltransferase produces MILSRETAARVIEELKLQGKKVVFTNGCFDILHVGHLRYLNDAKKQGDVLIVGVNSDESVRRLKGPTRPINNEIDRAEMLSGLKAVDFTLIFDELTPIETLEKIKPSIHVKGGDYTKEQLPETATVEKNGGEVIILSYVEGKSTTNIVNKIQFKNEKEDDEGGENE; encoded by the coding sequence ATGATTTTAAGTAGAGAAACAGCAGCAAGAGTGATAGAAGAATTAAAACTACAAGGGAAAAAAGTAGTATTTACAAATGGATGTTTTGATATTTTACATGTGGGACATTTAAGATATTTAAATGATGCTAAAAAACAGGGAGATGTTTTAATAGTTGGAGTAAACTCAGATGAATCAGTAAGAAGATTAAAAGGACCAACTAGACCTATAAATAATGAGATAGATAGAGCAGAGATGTTATCTGGATTAAAAGCAGTAGATTTTACTCTTATTTTTGATGAATTAACACCAATAGAAACTTTAGAAAAAATTAAGCCATCTATTCATGTAAAAGGTGGAGATTATACAAAAGAGCAATTACCAGAAACTGCCACAGTAGAAAAAAATGGCGGAGAGGTAATAATCTTATCTTATGTTGAAGGAAAATCTACAACTAACATAGTAAATAAGATACAATTTAAAAATGAAAAGGAAGATGATGAGGGAGGAGAGAATGAATAA
- a CDS encoding NUDIX hydrolase, with protein sequence MGDKLSEILAQGEKRIIGQNRYITSAVLIAIVEIDGKEYIILEKRALHIRQGGEISFPGGKFDKDDITTEYTAIRETIEELGVAREKINLKGKFGSLVSPNGIILEVYVGYVDIKSIDELNYNIDEVEKVLLVPLEFFQENTPRMEKIEMENRPLFSTSELRLPARYGNSWLGRAREVYFYNYQGEIIWGLTAEIIHEFISLYSL encoded by the coding sequence ATGGGAGATAAGTTATCAGAGATATTAGCTCAAGGAGAGAAGAGAATAATAGGGCAAAATAGATATATAACCTCAGCTGTACTTATAGCTATTGTAGAAATAGATGGTAAAGAGTATATTATTTTAGAAAAAAGAGCTTTACATATTAGACAGGGAGGAGAGATATCTTTTCCAGGAGGGAAATTTGACAAAGATGACATTACAACTGAATATACAGCTATAAGAGAGACTATTGAAGAGTTGGGAGTAGCTAGAGAAAAAATAAATTTAAAAGGGAAATTTGGAAGTTTAGTAAGTCCTAATGGAATAATTTTAGAAGTATATGTTGGGTATGTAGATATTAAGAGTATAGATGAATTAAATTATAATATTGATGAGGTGGAAAAAGTTCTATTAGTACCTCTTGAATTTTTTCAAGAGAATACTCCTAGAATGGAAAAAATTGAGATGGAAAATAGACCTCTTTTTTCTACAAGTGAATTAAGATTACCTGCTAGATATGGAAACTCTTGGTTAGGAAGAGCTAGAGAGGTATATTTCTATAATTATCAAGGAGAGATTATCTGGGGACTTACTGCAGAGATTATTCATGAATTTATTAGTTTGTATAGCTTATAA
- a CDS encoding ABC transporter substrate-binding protein — MKKNMLKVIFFFLIVAVRSFSIIDDEINEIFQIESSKNKELILEQEVRAETFDPVLVRDTYSKRLIDYLYQQLFKIDENGNVENCLLEKSEWKDKTKLYCILKDDIYFYNGDKITAYDVKASIEDFIERSFMNMSYDSIKKVKVINDREFYIILKYPDVTLERALTNPIISIIKRVDGKILGSGIYYVAEEKNKAFLLKKNKYYKEEKYDFESVEVRGELNSYQRILNSMKAHKYITYDLYKEDIEKAKEIGAITDRIKIEQGNIFDIYSLLFGNNYEYSLDEKKAIESIIDRDIETVYPEKMFLKIKGLNENKFKLSKLKKEYSLEKSREIIKKNNLDKRKIEIMCLNTIHSREMANKVIRELEKEGLQVELKIYDLNKFMHKLRSKDYDIAVYNITISSKYLGASLEKILIGDLASEELHDSIGPFISLMKQSKSQDEAFLALDKILSLIYSGRYFIPIEHKETYILGEGEVIQRVKK, encoded by the coding sequence ATGAAAAAAAATATGTTAAAAGTAATATTTTTTTTTCTTATAGTTGCAGTAAGAAGTTTTTCGATAATTGATGATGAGATAAATGAAATATTTCAAATAGAGAGTAGTAAAAATAAAGAGTTAATATTAGAACAAGAGGTAAGGGCAGAAACTTTTGACCCAGTTTTAGTTAGGGATACATATTCTAAAAGATTGATTGATTACTTATATCAACAACTTTTTAAAATAGATGAAAATGGAAATGTGGAAAATTGCCTATTAGAAAAGTCTGAATGGAAAGATAAAACGAAACTGTATTGTATATTAAAAGATGATATATATTTTTATAATGGGGATAAAATAACAGCTTATGATGTAAAAGCTTCAATAGAGGATTTCATAGAAAGAAGTTTTATGAATATGTCATATGATTCAATAAAAAAGGTAAAAGTAATAAATGATAGAGAGTTTTATATTATTTTGAAATATCCAGATGTAACTTTAGAAAGAGCTTTGACTAATCCTATTATTTCTATAATAAAAAGAGTAGATGGGAAAATATTAGGAAGTGGAATATATTATGTAGCTGAAGAAAAAAATAAAGCATTTCTTTTGAAAAAGAACAAATATTATAAAGAGGAAAAATATGATTTTGAAAGTGTAGAGGTAAGGGGAGAATTAAATAGTTACCAAAGAATATTAAACTCTATGAAAGCTCATAAGTATATAACCTATGATTTATATAAAGAAGATATAGAAAAAGCTAAAGAGATAGGAGCTATAACCGATAGAATAAAAATAGAACAAGGTAATATTTTTGATATATATTCTCTGTTATTTGGAAATAATTATGAATACTCTTTAGACGAAAAAAAAGCTATTGAATCAATAATAGATAGAGATATAGAAACTGTTTATCCAGAAAAAATGTTTTTGAAGATAAAAGGGTTAAATGAAAATAAGTTTAAATTATCAAAATTAAAAAAAGAATATTCTTTAGAAAAATCTAGGGAAATAATTAAAAAGAATAATTTAGATAAAAGAAAAATAGAAATAATGTGTTTAAATACGATTCACAGTAGAGAAATGGCTAATAAAGTAATAAGAGAACTAGAAAAAGAAGGATTACAAGTAGAGTTAAAAATATATGATTTAAATAAATTTATGCATAAATTAAGAAGTAAGGACTATGATATTGCTGTATATAATATAACCATAAGTTCTAAATATTTAGGAGCGAGCTTAGAAAAAATATTGATAGGAGATTTGGCAAGTGAAGAGCTACATGATTCTATAGGACCATTTATATCATTGATGAAACAATCTAAAAGTCAAGATGAGGCTTTCTTAGCGTTAGATAAAATATTATCTTTGATTTATAGTGGACGTTATTTTATCCCAATAGAGCATAAGGAAACATACATTTTAGGTGAAGGCGAAGTAATACAGAGAGTAAAAAAATAA
- a CDS encoding toxin-antitoxin system YwqK family antitoxin: MRYLKKIKYLIMMLIFISFSYSIEFDISEKQVKDGIVYRRGEKNSFTGVFIGENIREEYKKGVRNGKYIGVIKIEKDEYICEGEFVEGIKNGDWFIKFPNGKIHAILKYNYDLPAGQWTYFYPNNRVKGYENFENGIISGEVTVYRDNGDLLKKLEYKNGLVDGEMIIYSKNEVLDSIVNFSMGKLDGKIAIYFNNNILQLDGKYKNDKRESLWRLYYNDGNLKMVVTYNHGLKNGRMIVYNKEGQIVQSTIYKENNEVDEKGNIIEKADNKSDTKDNILIRFKNISYDLEYIKYNEVLSNL, from the coding sequence ATGAGATACTTAAAAAAAATTAAATATTTAATAATGATGCTTATATTTATTTCTTTTTCTTATTCTATTGAATTTGATATATCTGAAAAGCAAGTAAAAGATGGAATAGTATATAGAAGAGGGGAAAAAAATAGTTTTACAGGTGTTTTTATAGGGGAAAATATAAGAGAAGAATATAAAAAAGGAGTGAGGAATGGGAAGTATATAGGAGTAATAAAGATAGAGAAAGATGAATATATATGTGAGGGAGAGTTTGTTGAAGGAATAAAAAATGGAGATTGGTTTATTAAATTTCCAAATGGGAAGATACATGCAATTTTAAAATATAATTATGATTTACCTGCTGGACAGTGGACATATTTTTATCCCAATAATAGAGTGAAAGGATATGAGAATTTTGAAAATGGAATTATTTCAGGAGAGGTTACTGTATACAGAGATAATGGGGACCTTTTAAAAAAGCTTGAATATAAAAATGGACTAGTTGATGGAGAAATGATAATTTATTCTAAAAATGAAGTATTAGACTCAATAGTAAATTTTTCAATGGGAAAATTAGATGGGAAAATTGCAATATACTTTAATAATAATATATTACAATTAGATGGTAAATATAAAAATGATAAGCGTGAAAGTTTATGGAGACTTTATTATAATGATGGAAATTTAAAAATGGTAGTAACTTATAATCATGGATTAAAAAATGGAAGAATGATTGTATACAATAAAGAGGGTCAAATAGTTCAAAGTACGATTTATAAAGAGAACAATGAAGTTGATGAAAAGGGCAATATTATTGAAAAGGCAGATAATAAGAGTGATACTAAAGACAATATTCTAATTAGATTTAAAAATATTAGTTATGACTTAGAATATATTAAGTATAATGAGGTTCTTTCAAATTTATAG
- the upp gene encoding uracil phosphoribosyltransferase translates to MAVIEINHPLIQHKLTIMRSVDTDTKSFRENLNEIAKLMTYEATKNLKLQDKEVTTPLMTTTGCELQDRLAIVPILRAGLGMTDGILDLMPTAKVGHIGVYRNEETLEPVYYYCKLPVDITSRKVIVVDPMLATGGSAVYAIDYLKNSGVKDIIFMCLVAAPEGIAKLLNKHPDVAIYTAKIDQGLTAEGYIYPGLGDCGDRIFGTK, encoded by the coding sequence ATGGCAGTTATAGAGATAAATCATCCATTAATTCAACATAAGTTAACAATTATGAGAAGTGTAGATACAGATACAAAATCATTTAGAGAAAATTTAAATGAGATAGCAAAACTTATGACATATGAGGCAACAAAAAATTTAAAATTACAAGATAAAGAGGTTACAACTCCACTTATGACAACAACAGGGTGTGAGTTACAAGATAGATTAGCTATTGTTCCTATCTTAAGAGCAGGACTTGGAATGACAGATGGTATATTAGACCTTATGCCTACTGCTAAAGTTGGACATATAGGTGTATATAGAAATGAAGAGACTTTAGAGCCAGTATATTACTACTGTAAACTTCCTGTAGATATTACATCTAGAAAGGTAATAGTAGTAGATCCTATGTTAGCTACTGGTGGTTCAGCTGTATATGCTATTGACTATTTAAAAAATAGTGGAGTAAAGGATATAATATTTATGTGTTTAGTAGCTGCTCCAGAAGGAATAGCAAAATTATTAAACAAACATCCAGATGTAGCTATATATACAGCTAAAATTGACCAAGGATTAACAGCAGAAGGATATATCTATCCAGGACTTGGAGATTGTGGAGATAGAATATTTGGAACTAAATAG
- the pdxT gene encoding pyridoxal 5'-phosphate synthase glutaminase subunit PdxT produces MKIGILALQGAFLEHKKMLDKLGATSIYIKEKSQLEEVDGIILPGGESTAMGKLMREFNLLEPLKEKIKNGMPVFGTCSGLILLAKKLVSDDTVHLGVMDIAVKRNGYGRQLGSFKYLGSIKGIEKKIEMVFIRAPYVETVGEKVEILGEVEGKIIAVKEKNMLGISFHPELTEDTTLHRYFLNMVEKNRK; encoded by the coding sequence ATGAAAATAGGAATTTTAGCTTTACAAGGAGCTTTTTTAGAACATAAAAAAATGTTGGATAAATTAGGAGCTACAAGTATATATATTAAAGAAAAATCTCAACTTGAAGAGGTAGATGGAATAATTTTACCAGGTGGAGAGAGTACTGCTATGGGAAAATTAATGAGAGAGTTTAATTTATTAGAACCTCTAAAAGAGAAGATAAAAAATGGAATGCCAGTATTTGGAACTTGTTCAGGATTAATTCTTCTAGCTAAAAAATTAGTTAGTGATGATACAGTTCATTTAGGAGTAATGGATATAGCTGTAAAAAGAAATGGTTATGGTAGACAGTTAGGAAGTTTTAAATATTTAGGAAGTATCAAAGGAATAGAAAAGAAAATAGAAATGGTATTTATAAGAGCTCCATATGTAGAAACAGTAGGAGAAAAGGTTGAAATTTTAGGAGAAGTTGAAGGGAAAATTATAGCTGTAAAAGAAAAAAATATGTTAGGGATATCTTTTCATCCTGAGTTAACAGAGGATACAACATTACACAGATATTTTTTAAATATGGTAGAAAAAAATAGAAAATAA
- the tsaB gene encoding tRNA (adenosine(37)-N6)-threonylcarbamoyltransferase complex dimerization subunit type 1 TsaB: MLVLAIDTATKIGSVSLFDDKIGVIGELNLYVKVNHSAVIMEMIDNLFKMTKLSIKDVDRVAVTVGPGSFTGIRIGVAVAKGLCYGTKKSIVGVNELDLLVQNTECGEGVIVSLLDARKERVYYSIYEKKEGIKRVSEYKDGELRDLLEELRDKNVIFCGDGAIAYEKIIKEVLGEKAKIVSKGNSIPRSVLAGQMAIDMQEDNLYTLEPFYVNKSQAEREREERLKRN; the protein is encoded by the coding sequence ATGTTGGTTTTAGCTATTGATACAGCAACTAAGATAGGAAGTGTCTCTCTATTTGATGATAAAATAGGAGTTATTGGAGAGTTAAATCTCTATGTAAAAGTAAATCATTCAGCAGTTATTATGGAGATGATAGATAATCTTTTTAAGATGACAAAACTTTCTATAAAAGATGTAGATAGAGTGGCTGTAACTGTTGGACCTGGGTCTTTTACAGGAATAAGAATAGGGGTAGCTGTAGCTAAAGGGCTATGTTATGGAACAAAAAAAAGTATTGTAGGAGTAAATGAATTAGATTTATTAGTTCAAAATACAGAGTGTGGAGAAGGGGTAATAGTTTCACTTTTAGATGCTAGAAAAGAGAGAGTATATTATTCAATCTATGAAAAAAAAGAAGGAATTAAAAGAGTTTCAGAGTATAAAGATGGAGAGTTAAGAGATCTTTTAGAAGAGTTAAGAGACAAAAATGTAATCTTCTGTGGAGATGGAGCTATTGCATATGAAAAAATAATAAAAGAGGTATTAGGAGAGAAAGCAAAAATAGTTTCAAAAGGAAACTCTATACCTAGAAGTGTTTTAGCAGGGCAGATGGCTATTGATATGCAAGAAGATAACCTATATACATTAGAGCCATTCTATGTAAATAAATCTCAAGCAGAGAGAGAAAGGGAAGAAAGACTAAAGAGAAATTAA
- a CDS encoding fimbrial biogenesis chaperone translates to MLKKLILIFLLGFKSFSLNFSIAPTEFEVDLNKNSIHEVYVMNNTAEPLRIEAYTEIIPEYLENNLIDDIVIFPKIISIRPGGKQTIRFKVKENKNKQIGVYKNLMVFREVPNRIKKISTNSESQFSTKLSFITEIAIGIKGEKK, encoded by the coding sequence ATGCTAAAAAAATTAATATTGATTTTTTTATTAGGATTTAAAAGTTTTTCTCTTAATTTTTCAATAGCTCCAACAGAATTTGAAGTTGACTTAAATAAAAATTCTATTCATGAAGTTTATGTGATGAATAATACTGCTGAACCATTGAGAATAGAAGCTTATACAGAAATTATTCCAGAATATTTAGAAAATAATTTAATAGATGATATTGTAATATTTCCTAAAATCATTTCTATTAGACCAGGAGGAAAACAAACTATAAGGTTTAAGGTTAAAGAAAATAAAAATAAACAAATAGGAGTTTATAAAAATTTAATGGTGTTTAGAGAAGTTCCAAATAGAATAAAGAAAATTTCAACGAACTCTGAATCTCAATTTTCAACAAAATTAAGTTTTATTACAGAAATAGCAATTGGTATAAAAGGAGAAAAAAAATGA
- a CDS encoding type 2 periplasmic-binding domain-containing protein, producing MKKIFMFLYLLITINILGMEEIKVSYPKGRVDFSFYQNLEEDKYKGKYVDLFDFLNKDKKYKFKYQIEKKDEKNLADIQIRKLGNFDSNYSYIETAYTQRIYVIAKKGVDLKNIDEKENLRVGYFGKGIEEIERLKNYYDTPESDVTIFRNEEDIYYALITGNIDIAVIANLKKSSNFPDVEILTTMNVKEYIGIRKDREDLYQLFSKNIEKFDNKKLLESNKKNRIEYFKYLYKDTPTYNDIKIRYKDLKVLIPDKEFLPYYKSRGTKSEGVVPYIGEEIEEILRVPVRYVLSKDEAWDINGVDFTKDKSTLSRGYLRNKIVGINKLTDATILTYKDLEGMTIIKLKDTNLNNLLSRLNNKKIIEVSSFDEGMNYLKSTKNSVFIGTQLYLNYYLRSENLDKKYKISQSKFEISTEMTFKDRELMKILNEVLLSYSADEIEYVANTMVVPKLNLKRFVVEGILAGVILVYIVLLIKRGKK from the coding sequence TTGAAAAAAATATTTATGTTTTTATATTTATTAATCACTATAAATATATTAGGAATGGAAGAAATAAAAGTTTCTTATCCTAAAGGCAGAGTGGATTTTAGTTTTTATCAAAATTTAGAAGAGGATAAATATAAGGGGAAATATGTAGATTTATTTGATTTTTTAAATAAAGATAAAAAATATAAATTCAAATATCAAATTGAAAAAAAAGATGAAAAAAATTTAGCTGATATTCAAATCAGAAAACTTGGTAATTTTGATTCAAATTATAGTTATATTGAAACAGCATATACACAGAGGATATATGTAATAGCTAAAAAAGGAGTAGACTTAAAAAATATAGATGAAAAAGAAAATTTAAGAGTTGGATATTTTGGAAAAGGAATAGAAGAGATAGAGAGATTAAAAAATTATTATGATACTCCAGAAAGTGATGTTACAATCTTTAGGAATGAAGAGGATATTTACTATGCTTTAATAACTGGAAATATTGATATTGCAGTGATAGCAAATCTAAAAAAAAGTAGTAATTTTCCTGATGTAGAGATTCTTACAACAATGAATGTAAAGGAGTACATTGGAATAAGAAAAGATAGAGAAGACCTATATCAACTTTTTAGTAAAAATATTGAAAAATTCGATAATAAAAAATTATTAGAGAGTAATAAAAAAAATAGAATAGAATATTTTAAATATTTATATAAAGATACTCCAACATACAATGATATAAAAATTAGATATAAAGACTTAAAAGTTTTAATTCCAGATAAAGAGTTTCTTCCTTACTATAAGAGTAGAGGAACTAAGTCAGAGGGAGTAGTTCCATATATAGGAGAAGAAATAGAAGAGATTTTAAGAGTTCCAGTAAGATATGTTCTTTCAAAAGATGAAGCTTGGGATATAAATGGAGTAGATTTTACTAAAGATAAATCAACTCTAAGTAGAGGATATTTGAGAAATAAAATAGTTGGAATTAATAAATTAACAGATGCTACTATACTTACTTATAAAGATTTAGAAGGAATGACAATAATAAAATTAAAGGATACAAATTTAAATAATTTACTGTCAAGGTTAAATAATAAAAAAATAATAGAAGTAAGTTCATTTGATGAGGGAATGAATTATTTAAAAAGTACTAAAAATAGTGTATTTATAGGAACACAATTATATTTAAACTATTATTTAAGAAGTGAAAATTTAGATAAAAAATATAAAATTAGTCAATCTAAATTTGAGATTTCAACGGAGATGACATTTAAAGATAGAGAATTAATGAAAATACTAAATGAAGTATTATTAAGTTATTCGGCTGATGAGATAGAGTATGTTGCTAATACTATGGTTGTTCCAAAATTAAATTTAAAAAGATTTGTTGTTGAAGGAATTTTAGCTGGAGTTATATTAGTTTATATAGTTTTATTAATTAAAAGAGGGAAAAAATAG
- the tsaE gene encoding tRNA (adenosine(37)-N6)-threonylcarbamoyltransferase complex ATPase subunit type 1 TsaE — MNKILTFDELNNLAEKLADYSCENTVIALIGDLGTGKTTFSQHFAKRLGIDENIKSPTFNYVLEYLSGRLPLYHFDVYRLGEAEEIYEVGYEDYLNSNGILLIEWANIIESELPKEYIEVKLNYHGEDTREVELRYIGNEAKEKEMLEYVGFSY, encoded by the coding sequence ATGAATAAAATTCTCACATTTGATGAGTTAAATAATCTAGCAGAAAAATTAGCTGATTACTCTTGTGAAAATACAGTAATAGCTTTAATAGGAGATTTAGGTACTGGAAAAACTACATTCTCTCAACATTTTGCTAAAAGATTAGGAATAGATGAAAATATAAAAAGTCCAACTTTTAACTATGTATTAGAGTATTTAAGTGGAAGATTACCTCTATACCATTTTGATGTATATCGTCTAGGAGAAGCAGAGGAAATATATGAAGTAGGATATGAAGACTATCTAAATAGTAATGGAATACTTCTTATAGAGTGGGCTAATATAATAGAGAGTGAGTTACCAAAAGAGTATATAGAAGTAAAATTAAATTATCATGGTGAAGATACTCGTGAGGTAGAATTGAGATATATAGGAAATGAGGCAAAAGAGAAGGAGATGTTAGAGTATGTTGGTTTTAGCTATTGA
- the pdxS gene encoding pyridoxal 5'-phosphate synthase lyase subunit PdxS, producing the protein MSRYELNKNLAQMLKGGVIMDVTTPEEAVIAEKAGACAVMALEKVPADIRKNGGVARMSDPKMIKEIQKAVSIPVMAKVRIGHFVEAQILESLEIDYIDESEVLTPADDRFHIDKTKFQVPFVCGAKNLGEALRRIQEGASMIRTKGEPGTGDIIEAVKHMRRMNEEIRRISSVEESELYNIAKELGVPYELLKYVYKNKKLPVVNFAAGGVATPADAALMMQLGCDGVFVGSGIFKSGDPAKRAAAIVKAVTNFDNPKILAEVSEDLGEAMVGINVYSLGEKEKMSDRGY; encoded by the coding sequence ATGTCAAGATATGAGCTTAATAAAAATTTAGCACAGATGTTAAAAGGAGGAGTAATAATGGATGTTACTACTCCAGAGGAAGCAGTTATAGCTGAAAAAGCAGGTGCTTGTGCTGTAATGGCTTTGGAAAAAGTCCCAGCTGATATAAGAAAAAATGGTGGAGTAGCAAGAATGTCAGACCCTAAGATGATAAAAGAGATTCAAAAAGCTGTTTCTATTCCTGTTATGGCTAAAGTTAGAATTGGACATTTTGTAGAAGCTCAAATATTAGAATCTTTAGAGATTGATTATATAGATGAAAGTGAGGTATTGACTCCAGCAGATGATAGATTTCATATAGATAAAACTAAATTTCAAGTTCCATTTGTATGTGGAGCAAAAAATTTAGGAGAAGCTCTAAGAAGAATACAAGAGGGAGCAAGTATGATAAGAACTAAGGGGGAACCTGGAACTGGTGATATAATAGAAGCTGTTAAACATATGAGAAGAATGAATGAAGAGATTAGAAGAATAAGTTCAGTAGAAGAGTCAGAGTTATATAATATAGCTAAGGAGTTAGGAGTTCCATATGAGCTATTAAAATATGTATATAAAAATAAAAAGTTACCAGTAGTTAACTTTGCTGCTGGTGGGGTAGCCACTCCAGCAGATGCTGCTCTAATGATGCAATTAGGTTGTGATGGTGTTTTTGTAGGATCAGGAATATTTAAATCAGGAGATCCTGCTAAAAGAGCAGCAGCAATAGTAAAAGCAGTAACTAATTTTGATAACCCTAAGATATTAGCAGAGGTATCAGAAGATTTAGGAGAAGCTATGGTCGGAATAAATGTTTATAGCTTAGGAGAGAAAGAAAAAATGTCTGATAGAGGTTATTAA